In the genome of Flavobacterium panacagri, one region contains:
- a CDS encoding ATP-binding protein, producing MYKEKKQQQILFKENRSAAIQKLILKGDALLDPGKYDSALFYFKKAASLCNPKADYPDDYVQSLTNIADVQQRFGDFYEAENTLTKTLPYLEKTTKAKNPVNAYALMAHNYFSIYDYDTALLYQRKAYKKAISSFRKSDILTHIAFIYIQQKKYKLAISILRPLARHKIRDKIDPPNTDVQYAALLYNLGLCYLRIGDHKELAFDCFNKSLELTIKTNNDYELIANYFSLYIFYKKYNNPELAKINAQKAYECAKRTKSTIYEIDMLANLIKADDVKNSRKHFETYLALNDSVIRSRKKAKNQFATIIYDSNKDKEENFELKNQKTQKELQLQRQKNRSYISYVVISISLLVLLFLIFYITTKGKREKNDAIFKSEMRISQKLHDELNSNIYHTLLFVHDNNLENKENKEILLSDLNSIYSKTRNISRENSKIPTDTRYILALKEMISEYKSHDTNIILNGFDLISWDSIDKNKKIILYRILQELLYYMKKDNNSNIVSIVLKLKDKKLNVLYVENSSEFASNQIILEKRLQNVENRIKTIKGTINFDTTLEKAFKINFTFPI from the coding sequence TTGTATAAGGAAAAAAAACAGCAACAAATACTTTTCAAAGAGAATCGTTCAGCTGCTATACAAAAATTAATACTAAAAGGAGATGCTCTTTTGGATCCTGGAAAATATGACAGCGCACTTTTCTATTTTAAAAAAGCAGCATCATTATGCAATCCCAAAGCAGATTATCCGGATGATTATGTTCAATCGTTAACAAATATTGCGGATGTCCAACAAAGATTTGGCGATTTCTATGAAGCCGAAAACACACTAACAAAGACATTACCTTATCTAGAAAAAACCACAAAAGCAAAAAATCCTGTGAATGCCTATGCATTAATGGCGCATAATTATTTTTCTATTTACGATTATGATACTGCATTGCTTTACCAGCGAAAAGCATACAAAAAGGCAATCTCTTCCTTTAGAAAATCTGACATACTAACACATATTGCTTTTATATATATTCAGCAAAAAAAATATAAACTAGCCATAAGTATATTAAGACCTCTTGCCAGACATAAGATTAGAGATAAAATTGATCCTCCAAATACCGATGTTCAATACGCAGCTCTCTTATATAATCTTGGACTTTGTTATTTACGCATTGGAGATCATAAGGAATTGGCATTTGATTGTTTTAACAAGAGTTTAGAATTAACAATCAAAACCAACAATGATTATGAATTAATTGCAAATTATTTCTCTCTTTATATCTTTTACAAGAAATACAACAACCCAGAATTAGCTAAAATTAATGCACAAAAAGCATACGAATGTGCAAAAAGAACAAAATCGACCATATACGAAATCGATATGCTGGCCAATCTAATTAAAGCTGATGATGTCAAAAATTCAAGAAAACATTTTGAAACTTATCTAGCATTAAATGATAGTGTGATTCGCAGCAGAAAAAAAGCAAAAAATCAATTTGCTACTATAATTTATGATTCCAATAAAGACAAAGAAGAAAATTTTGAGCTAAAAAATCAAAAAACACAAAAAGAATTACAGCTGCAAAGACAAAAAAATAGGAGCTATATTTCGTATGTAGTAATCTCTATAAGTTTACTTGTATTACTTTTTTTAATATTCTACATCACTACTAAAGGCAAAAGAGAAAAAAATGATGCCATATTTAAAAGCGAAATGCGAATATCCCAGAAACTACATGATGAGCTTAACTCCAATATATACCACACTTTACTATTTGTTCACGATAACAATCTAGAAAACAAAGAAAATAAGGAAATATTATTGAGTGATTTAAACAGCATTTACTCAAAAACTCGAAATATTTCAAGAGAGAACAGCAAAATACCAACTGATACACGTTACATTTTGGCCTTAAAAGAAATGATTTCAGAATATAAAAGCCATGATACAAATATTATCTTAAATGGTTTTGACCTAATTTCATGGGATTCTATTGATAAAAACAAGAAAATCATACTTTACAGAATCCTACAAGAATTATTATACTATATGAAAAAGGATAACAATTCGAATATAGTAAGCATCGTTTTAAAATTAAAAGACAAAAAATTAAACGTTTTGTATGTTGAAAACAGTAGTGAATTTGCTTCAAATCAAATTATTTTAGAAAAAAGACTACAAAATGTGGAAAACCGTATTAAAACAATAAAAGGAACTATTAATTTTGATACAACATTAGAAAAAGCCTTTAAAATAAATTTCACATTCCCTATATAA
- a CDS encoding response regulator, translating into MFKKVLVAEDLDSISIAVVQVLEDLQVPVIDHVKYCDEALLKIKKALLEKEPYDLLISDLSFKSDHRKAVLNSGDELIEAVNKVQPTLKKIVFSIEDKSYRIKTLFNDLGISAYVSKGRNSITELKNAIVSTYNNEEKIISSDLSFSFNDKALIEIESYDISILKLLSQGYILESISKEFKDLSITPNGTSSIEKRINKLKIYFKANNNVHLIAIAKDFGLV; encoded by the coding sequence ATGTTTAAAAAAGTTTTAGTTGCCGAAGATTTAGATAGTATCAGCATTGCAGTTGTTCAAGTATTGGAAGATTTACAAGTTCCTGTTATTGACCATGTAAAATACTGTGACGAAGCTTTGCTTAAGATAAAAAAGGCTCTACTTGAAAAAGAACCTTATGATTTATTAATCAGCGATTTATCATTTAAATCAGATCATAGAAAGGCTGTCTTAAACAGTGGTGATGAGCTCATTGAAGCTGTAAACAAAGTACAGCCTACATTAAAGAAAATCGTCTTTTCTATTGAAGATAAAAGTTATAGAATTAAAACTCTTTTTAATGATTTAGGAATAAGTGCTTATGTTTCTAAAGGAAGAAATAGTATTACAGAACTAAAAAATGCTATTGTAAGCACTTACAATAATGAAGAAAAAATTATTTCTTCTGATTTATCCTTTAGTTTTAATGACAAGGCACTGATTGAAATTGAATCTTATGATATATCAATCTTAAAACTTCTTTCTCAAGGATATATTTTAGAAAGCATTTCTAAAGAATTTAAAGATTTATCTATAACTCCAAACGGTACAAGCAGTATTGAGAAGAGAATTAACAAATTAAAAATCTATTTCAAGGCCAATAATAATGTACATCTTATAGCTATTGCTAAAGATTTTGGCTTAGTTTAA